From the genome of Geminicoccaceae bacterium:
CGGGTTACCGCAAGCCGCCGCCTGCGCTTTTTCGCTTACGGCTGGGGCGAGGCCGATCCCGCGATCGACGGGAAATACAGCGACTTCCTGACCCTGCTTGAGCGAATCGGCTTCCGCGTCAACCCGCTTCGCCATGTATGCTCATCCGCGCAGGAGCTTGTCGACTATCACGGGGAAATCGGTGTACAACGCCATGCGCTCGGCTATGACATCGACGGAGTCGTTCTCAAGGTCGATGATATTGCCCTTCAGAGAAGACTTGGCTTTGTCGGCCGCGCCCCGCGCTGGGCCATTGCCCACAAGTTTCCGGCAGAACGGGCACAGACCCGCGTCCATGAAATCTGTATCCAGGTAGGCCGCACCGGCGCGCTTACTCCCGTGGCCGAACTCGAACCCGTCACCGTCGGCGGGGTGGTTGTCGCTCGGGCGACATTGCACAATCAGGACTATATCGAGGAGAAGGACATCCGGGTGGGCGATCTGGTCGCCATCCAGCGGGCGGGTGATGTCATCCCGCAGGTGGTGGAGGTCCTCCTCGACCAGCGGCCCGACGATGCGATGGCCTTCGCCTTTCCCGACCATTGTCCCGAGTGCGGCAGCCTTGCGATCCGACCGGAAGGGGAGGCGGTAAGGCGTTGCACCGGCGGTCTTGTCTGTCCGGCACAACTCATCGAACGCTTGCGCCATTTCGTCAGCCGCGAGGCTTTCGATATCGAAGGCCTCGGCAGGAAGCAGGTGCCGCAACTGGTCGATGCCGGCCTCGTTCGCGAGCCTGCCGACATCTTCCGGCTTGTCCGGGATCCCGACAAGCTGGCGCAGCTTGAAGCTCTGGATGGCTGGGCTGCAAGGAAGGTGCAAAAGCTGGTGAAGGCCCTGAACGAGCGGCGGCATATCGGCCTCGATCGGGTCATTTATGGACTTGGCATCCGTTTCGTTGGTGAGACCAACGCCAGGTTGCTCGCTCGTCACTACGGCAGTCTTGATGGCTGGCGATCGGCAATGCTGAGGGTCGCGGCCGGCGACGGGGAAGCTCATGCCGAACTGGCAGATATCGATGGTATCGGACCACGTATCGTCGAGGCATTGCGTGAATTTTTCGTCGAGGAGCGCAATATCGCTGTTCTCGATGCGTTGACCGGTGAACTCGATGTGGAGGCGGTGACGGTTGGTGGCGGAGGAGAAACGCCATTTTCCGGAAAGACGGTGGTGTTCACCGGTTCGCTCGGAACCATGAGCCGGGCGGAGGCCAAGGCGCGGGCCGAGACGTTGGGGGCGAAGGTCGCGGGTAGCGTTTCGAAAAAGACTGACTATGTAATCATTGGGGCCGAAGCCGGCTCCAAGGCAAAGAAGGCAGCCGAACTCGGGGTGGCGGTGCTCAGCGAGGCCGAGTGGCTGGAAATGGCAGGAGCGACATGACGCGAATCGCAATACAGGGTGTTGGCTATACTTTTCTGGTACTGGGTGTTCTCGGCCTGTTCCTGCCGATTCTTCAAGGCATCCTGTTCATCGCCGTGGGGTTGATCATCCTCTCGCGCCATGCGACTTGGGCGGAGAACCTTCTGGCCAGACTCAAGGCCAGGCATCCCAGGGCCGATGACATCATCACCAGGGCAGAGGACTTTGCCGAAAAGTGGACCGCCAGGACGGTCGACTTCGTTCGCAGTAAATTCTGACCGTCATGTAAGCTATCGGGGCGATGGCATTTCGCCCAAGTAGCGAATGGTCAGATCTAGCCAGATATGAGATTGTCTTGTTCGGAGAATCAACCAAAGAACAGGAGAGGCTCCATGAAGAATACCTTGGCCAAGGATGTGCTTACTGGTCGTTCTCTCGTCAGTGCCTATGAGGTCGTATCGGTGAGGGCGGCTGCCCAACTCATGAAACGGCACCATTGCGGAAGTGTGGTGATCACGAAGCACGATGCGCAACTCGTCGGAATTTTTACCGAAAGCGATCTTGCATCAAGGGTCGTTGCCGCCAATCGCGATCCTGACACGACCCTGCTTGGTGAGGTGATGACTCCTCGCCCGATGACGATCGGTCCTCATGATACGGTGCTCGACGCTATTCGAACGATGCACGAATGCCGCTTCCACCATTTGCCGTATGTCGAAGATGATCGGGTGACATCAGTCCTGTGCTGGGTTGATCTACCACTGGATGACCTTTCCATGATGCAGCCTGAACTGCGCGAGCGGACCTTCCTGGCCGAGCGTATCTGGTAGCAGGGCATCGATCAGGCGAGCGGCGCTGTCGCCCGTTCGAACCAGGCGCGACAGGCCGCTTCGTCGATAAGCGGCAGCAAGCGAGACCGGACACGCTCGTGGTATGCGTCAAGCCACTGTTTTTCGTCAGTATCGAGCAGGGCCATGTCGATCATGCGCCTGTCGATGGGGCAAAGCGTGATCGTCTTGAAACGATGGAATTCACGCTCTTCGCCGTCCGTCTTCGGTACCGCTTCGACCACGACAAGATTTTCGATCCGGATGCCGAAATGACCGGTCTTGTAGTAGCCGGGTTCATTGGAAACGATCATGCCCGGTTTCAGCGGAACATTGCCCGTCCGGGCGATACGCTGCGGGCCTTCGTGCACACAAAGATAGGCGCCGATCCCATGTCCGGTGCCGTGGTCGAAATCGAGTCCGGCCTGCCAGAGCGGATAACGCGCCAGCGTATCGAGTTGTGCGCCCGATGTTCCCCTGGGGAACAGTGCTGTCGCGAGGGCAATATGCCCCTTGAGTACCAGGGTGAACGTCCGCTTCACCTCTGGCGAAACCTCGCCCATGGCGATGGTGCGTGTGATGTCGGTTGTGCCGTCCGGATATTGGCCTCCACTGTCGACGAGATAGGTCGTGCCCGCCGTGAGCGGACGATTGCTCTTGTCGCTGACGCGGTAGTGGGGCAGGGCGGCATCGGGACCATGTGCCGAGATGGTATCGAAGGAAGGGCCCCTGTAAAGCGGATCGGCGGCACGTTCCAACTCGAGCTGTCGGACTGCGTCCATTTCGCTGACCGTTCCGTCATGGGGAATGTTGTCGAGCCAGTGCAGAAAGCGGACCATTGCGGCGCCGTCACGCTCCTGCGCCGCGATGGCGCCCCGGATTTCGACATCGTTCTTGACGGCCTTGGCCATGACGATCGGATCATCGCCCTCGACGACCCGCGCTCCGGCAGCTTCCAATATGTCAATGAACCCCACATGGGTATAAGCCGGATCGACCAGCACGGCCTTGCCGGATAGCGAGGATATTGTCTGGTCGAGCGCATCATAGGGCGCTATTTCGATGCCGTCTCCCAACGTCTCAAGGTCGCCGAGCTTGCGAGGATCGACCATCCACAAACAGCGGCCATCACTTTTCAGCAGAAGATAGCTCAGGCATAATGGATTGAACGGGATATCGTTGCCACGAATGTTGAGCAACCAGGCGATGTGATCCGTCGCGGTGACCAGCAACGCGTCAGCGCCGGCCTTGGCGATACTCTTGGCCATCGCCGTCTGCTTCGCGGACGTGGCCAGGCCGGAATATTCGATGTCAAGTGCATGGACGGGAGCCAGAGGTGCCGCGGGCCGATCCTTCCACACGGCATCTACAGGATTTTCGATGGTGATCA
Proteins encoded in this window:
- a CDS encoding CBS domain-containing protein, translating into MKNTLAKDVLTGRSLVSAYEVVSVRAAAQLMKRHHCGSVVITKHDAQLVGIFTESDLASRVVAANRDPDTTLLGEVMTPRPMTIGPHDTVLDAIRTMHECRFHHLPYVEDDRVTSVLCWVDLPLDDLSMMQPELRERTFLAERIW
- a CDS encoding aminopeptidase P family protein, with translation MSFAKRLEAVRDELRRSSVDAFILQRTDRHGSEYLPECEQRVAWLTGFTGSAATVAVTIDQAAVFSDGRYTVQLGEEVDSALFERCHLIDEPPRQWLEERLSSGSRLGHDAWLTKKAERKSLKAMMSRKGGELITIENPVDAVWKDRPAAPLAPVHALDIEYSGLATSAKQTAMAKSIAKAGADALLVTATDHIAWLLNIRGNDIPFNPLCLSYLLLKSDGRCLWMVDPRKLGDLETLGDGIEIAPYDALDQTISSLSGKAVLVDPAYTHVGFIDILEAAGARVVEGDDPIVMAKAVKNDVEIRGAIAAQERDGAAMVRFLHWLDNIPHDGTVSEMDAVRQLELERAADPLYRGPSFDTISAHGPDAALPHYRVSDKSNRPLTAGTTYLVDSGGQYPDGTTDITRTIAMGEVSPEVKRTFTLVLKGHIALATALFPRGTSGAQLDTLARYPLWQAGLDFDHGTGHGIGAYLCVHEGPQRIARTGNVPLKPGMIVSNEPGYYKTGHFGIRIENLVVVEAVPKTDGEEREFHRFKTITLCPIDRRMIDMALLDTDEKQWLDAYHERVRSRLLPLIDEAACRAWFERATAPLA
- the ligA gene encoding NAD-dependent DNA ligase LigA, with protein sequence MSVERCKVEDLDPQEAAGELERLARLIAHHDRLYHQLDAPELDDGEYDALRRRNDAIEERFPDLVRPDSPAFRIGAAPVEAFGKVTHSVPMLSLDNAMNAGDVEEFLARIRRFLNMPVDMPVDIAAEPKIDGLSCALRYEDGFLVRGATRGDGTTGEDITANVRTIFDIPQRLTGEAPSLLEVRGEIFMRHDDFRVLNRRREDEGESVFANPRNAAAGSVRQLDSRVTASRRLRFFAYGWGEADPAIDGKYSDFLTLLERIGFRVNPLRHVCSSAQELVDYHGEIGVQRHALGYDIDGVVLKVDDIALQRRLGFVGRAPRWAIAHKFPAERAQTRVHEICIQVGRTGALTPVAELEPVTVGGVVVARATLHNQDYIEEKDIRVGDLVAIQRAGDVIPQVVEVLLDQRPDDAMAFAFPDHCPECGSLAIRPEGEAVRRCTGGLVCPAQLIERLRHFVSREAFDIEGLGRKQVPQLVDAGLVREPADIFRLVRDPDKLAQLEALDGWAARKVQKLVKALNERRHIGLDRVIYGLGIRFVGETNARLLARHYGSLDGWRSAMLRVAAGDGEAHAELADIDGIGPRIVEALREFFVEERNIAVLDALTGELDVEAVTVGGGGETPFSGKTVVFTGSLGTMSRAEAKARAETLGAKVAGSVSKKTDYVIIGAEAGSKAKKAAELGVAVLSEAEWLEMAGAT